GAAAGGCTGCCCGTAAAATTTGGGTATAAAGGCGGGAACGTTTCGGGCGTACACGTCATAGTCTGGCCCGTGTTCTTTACGCGCTTCCGTTTCCTCGCGTATCGCAAGCCTCCAGTACATAACAACGAGGATTGGGAACATCACGACAGTTGGCAACGTCGGCCATTGCAGCAGAAACCCGAACATAATCAGCACGAACCCAACATACTGAGGATGCCTCATCCGCGCATACAAACCGGTCGTTGCGAGACGACTCTCTCTTTGAGCTTGGTATAAGACGCGCCATGCTGCCGATAAGGTCACAAAGCCTCCAGCAATGAACACAATGCTAGCAATATGAAGTGGGTCCCAATGCGCATTCCCCTCAAAGCCGAGAAGCGTATGCCAAAGGTGACCATTCTCATGAGACAGGAAATCAACTCCTGGATACCGGCTCGTAAGCCAACCTGATAGGAGAAAAATAGTCAGAGGAAATCCATACATCTCAACGAACAAGGCGACGATAAAAGCTGAGAACGCGCCAAAGGACCGCCAGTCACGCGTCGTCCTTGGCTTAAAAAAGCTAAACGCAAACGCGATAAAGATGACCGAATTTAAAAT
The sequence above is drawn from the Rhodospirillaceae bacterium genome and encodes:
- a CDS encoding isoprenylcysteine carboxylmethyltransferase family protein, which codes for MEHAAMPSYGLWTLVILNSVIFIAFAFSFFKPRTTRDWRSFGAFSAFIVALFVEMYGFPLTIFLLSGWLTSRYPGVDFLSHENGHLWHTLLGFEGNAHWDPLHIASIVFIAGGFVTLSAAWRVLYQAQRESRLATTGLYARMRHPQYVGFVLIMFGFLLQWPTLPTVVMFPILVVMYWRLAIREETEARKEHGPDYDVYARNVPAFIPKFYGQPFNAGSMP